One genomic window of Dryobates pubescens isolate bDryPub1 chromosome 17, bDryPub1.pri, whole genome shotgun sequence includes the following:
- the AP3B2 gene encoding AP-3 complex subunit beta-2 isoform X2: MAASPAYGEEKGGSSSLGEPEYGHDPASGGIFSSDYKRHDDLKEMLDSNKDSLKLEAMKRIVAMIARGKNASDLFPAVVKNVACKNIEVKKLVYVYLVRYAEEQQDLALLSISTFQRGLKDPNQLIRASALRVLSSIRVPIIVPIMMLAIKEAASDMSPYVRKTAAHAIPKLYSLDSDQKDQLIEVIEKLLADKTTLVAGSVVMAFEEVCPERIDLIHKNYRKLCNLLIDVEEWGQVVIINMLTRYARTQFLSPNQNESLLENTEKAFYGSEEEDTKDAKAEAASLAKRKPYVMDPDHRLLLRNTKPLLQSRNAAVVMAVAQLYFHLAPKAEVGVIAKALVRLLRSHSEVQYVVLQNVATMSIKRRGMFEPYLKSFYIRSTDPTQIKILKLEVLTNLANETNISTILREFQTYIRSMDKDFVAATIQAIGRCATNIGKVRDTCLNGLVQLLSNRDELVVAESVVVIKKLLQMQPAQHSEIIKHMAKLTDNIQVPMARASILWLIGEYCEHVPKIAPDVLRKMAKSFTNEEDIVKLQVINLAAKLYLTNSKQSKLLTQYVLNLAKYDQNYDIRDRARFIRQLIVPTEKSGALNKYAKKLFLAQKPAPILESSFKDRDHFQLGSLSHLLNAKAVGYQELPDWPDEAPDPSVRNVEVPEWTKCTSREKRKEKVEKPFYSDSEGESGPTESADSEPESVSEESSSSSSSGSSSSGSEEEEEEEEEEEGDSGDLSEDKDEEEKEKRPKRKEKEGSQKTAPGKSGSPSEEEEEEEGTKKAKKKKAPQGRKSHAETSSEEASASESSSSGSDSGSEAEAKQKKVPHSSKAGPKEVSLLDLDDFTPPPPQPVPSSSIISTSLVNDLEGLTLTDTSLAPALLSPALGAVRTYELLHRMAGEGLAVEYCFSRRPFPGDPHMVAVQIQISNNTDTEVKNLRVSEPKPLSGMRIQEFPEIERLAPGDTASVVMGIDFCDSTQAANFQLCTHTRHFYVSIQPPVGELMAPVFMSENEFKKEQGKLMGMSEITEKLMLPEKCWSDHTIVQQVTSAANVGRVPCGADNEYRFAAKTVTSGSLVLITLERRDGTAAQLTVNSEKMVIGTMLVKDIIQALSQ; this comes from the exons ATGGCCGCCAGCCCGGCCTacggggaggagaagggggggtcCTCCAGCCTCGGGGAGCCCGAGTACGGCCACGACCCCGCCAGCGGGGGGATCTTCTCCTCCGATTACAAGAG GCACGATGACCTTAAGGAGATGCTTGATAGCAACAAGGATTCGCTCAAGCTGGAGGCCATGAAGAGGATTGTGGCG ATGATCGCCCGGGGTAAAAACGCCTCTGACCTCTTCCCAGCTGTGGTGAAAAATGTTGCCTGCAAGAACATTGAG GTGAAGAAGCTGGTGTATGTCTACCTGGTGCGCTacgcagaggagcagcaggatctGGCCCTGCTCTCCATCTCCACCTTCCAGCGAGGACTCAAG GACCCCAACCAGCTGATCCGTGCCAGCGCTCTGCGCGTCCTTTCCAGCATCCGGGTGCCCATCATCGTGCCCATCATGATGCTGGCCATCAAGGAGGCCGCCTCGGACATGTCCCCCTATGTGCGCAAGACGGCTGCCCATGCTATCCCCAAGCTCTACAG CCTGGACTCAGACCAGAAGGACCAGCTCATCGAAGTGATtgagaagctgctggcagacaAGACCACA ctggtgGCCGGCAGCGTGGTGATGGCATTTGAGGAGGTCTGTCCGGAGCGCATCGACCTCATCCACAAGAACTACCGCAAGCTCTGCAACCTGCTCATCGATGTGGAGGAGTGGGGGCAGGTGGTCATCATCAACATGCTGACCCGCTATGCACGCACCCAGTTCCTCAGCCCCAACCAGAAT GAGTCCTTGCTGGAGAACACCGAGAAGGCTTTCTACGGCTCTGAGGAAGAGGACACCAAGGATgccaaggcagaagcagcctCGCTGGCCAAGCGCAAACCCTATGTCATGGACCCCGACCACCGCTTGCTCCTGCGCAACACCAaacccctgctgcagagccgcAACGCCGCG GTGGTGATGGCCGTGGCACAGCTCTACTTCCACCTGGCACCCAAGGCAGAGGTCGGCGTCATCGCCAAGGCGCTGGTGCGGCTCCTGCGGAGTCACAG TGAGGTGCAGTATGTTGTGCTGCAGAACGTGGCCACCATGTCCATCAAACGGCGG GGGATGTTTGAACCCTACCTGAAGAGCTTCTACATCCGCTCCACAGATCCCACACAGATCAAGATCCTCAAG CTGGAGGTCCTCACCAACCTAGCCAATGAGACCAACATCTCCACCATCCTGCGGGAGTTCCAG ACCTACATTCGCAGCATGGACAAGGACTTTGTGGCAGCCACCATCCAAGCCATTGGGCGCTGTGCTACCAACATCGGGAAGGTGCGGGACACCTGCCTCAACGGCCTGGTCCAGCTCCTCTCCAACCGGGACG agctggtggtggCTGAATCTGTAGTGGTCAtcaaaaagctgctgcagatgcagccagcccagcacagtgagATCATCAAGCACATGGCCAAGCTCACTGACAACATCCAG GTACCAATGGCACGAGCCAGCATCTTGTGGCTCATTGGCGAGTACTGCGAGCACGTGCCCAAGATTGCGCCTGATGTGCTGCGCAAGATGGCCAAGTCCTTCACCAACGAGGAGGACATTGTCAAGTTGCAAGTCATCAACCTGGCAGCTAAGCTCTACCTAACCAACTCCAAGCAG AGCAAGCTCCTGACCCAGTACGTCCTCAACCTGGCCAAGTATGACCAGAATTACGACATCCGCGACCGGGCTCGCTTCATCCGCCAGCTCATTGTGCCCACCGAGAAGAGTGGAGCCCTCAACAAGTATGCCAAGAAGCTCTTCCTGGCACAAAAACCCGCTCCCATCTTGGAGTCCTCCTTCAAAG ATCGGGACCATTTCCAGCTGGGCTCCCTGTCCCACCTGCTCAATGCCAAGGCTGTGGGGTACCAGGAGCTGCCTGACTGGCCAGATGAGGCCCCTGACCCCTCTGTGAGAAACGTGGAG GTTCCTGAGTGGACCAAGTGTACCAGCcgtgagaagaggaaggagaaggtggAGAAACCTTTCTACTCTGACTCAGAAGGAGAGTCAGGGCCTACAGAGTCAGCAGACAGCG AGCCTGAGTCTGTCagtgaggagagcagcagctccagcagctccggcagctccagctctggcagtgaagaggaggaggaggaagaggaagaggaagaaggcgACAGTGGGGACCTGTCAGAGGAcaaggatgaggaggagaaggaaaagaggccaaagaggaaggaaaaggaaggctcacagaaaacagccccagggaaatCGGGCAG CCCCAgcgaggaagaagaggaggaggaggggacaaAGAAGGCCAAGAAGAAGAAGGCACCACAGGGGAGAAAGAGCCATGCCGAAACCTCCTCAGAGGAGGCCAGCGCGTCCGAGAGCAGCTCTTCAGGCTCTGACTCAGGCTCTGAGGCAGAGGCCAAGCAGAAGAAAGTG ccccacagcagcaaggctggcCCCAAGGAGGTCTCCCTACTCGACCTGGATGACT TTACCCCCCCgcctcctcagcctgtcccctccagcagcatcaTCTCCACCAGCCTGGTGAACGACCTGGAGGGCCTCACACTCACCGACACCTCCCTGGCACCTGCT ctgtTGAGCCCAGCGCTAGGCGCAGTGAGGACCTATGAGCTGCTGCACCGCATGGCAGGCGAGGGGCTGGCTGTTGAGTACTGCTTCAGCCGCCGGCCCTTCCCGGGGGACCCCCACATGGTGGCCGTCCAGATCCAGATCTCCAACAACACTGACACGGAGGTGAAGAACCTGCGGGTCAGCGAGCCCAAGCCACTCTCAGGCATGCGCATCCAGGAGTTCCCCGAGATCG AGCGCCTGGCACCCGGGGACACGGCTAGCGTGGTGATGGGCATCGACTTCTGTGACTCCACCCAGGCGGCCAACTTCCAGCTGTG cacccacacacgTCACTTCTACGTCTCCATCCAGCCGCCCGTGGGTGAGCTCATGGCCCCTGTCTTCATGAGTGAAAATGAGTTCAAGAAGGAGCAGG